The following coding sequences lie in one Hyphobacterium sp. CCMP332 genomic window:
- a CDS encoding Na(+)/H(+) antiporter subunit B, translating into MSPHLVLRVVSKLLIPLIIIFGLYVHFHGDYSPGGGFQAGVIVASAVILYALIFGVDHAKRAVPTWFVKFLAAFGVLLFGGTGVATLILGANFLDYDVLHPDLAHHSGQHIGIILVELGVLSTVFAVIMAIFYAFAGRAPDIPEGEW; encoded by the coding sequence ATGAGCCCGCATCTGGTCCTTCGCGTTGTTTCAAAGCTGTTGATTCCGTTGATTATTATCTTCGGCCTTTACGTGCACTTTCATGGTGATTACAGCCCCGGCGGCGGTTTTCAGGCCGGTGTCATTGTTGCCTCTGCCGTCATTCTCTACGCGCTCATTTTTGGCGTGGATCATGCCAAGCGGGCCGTGCCGACCTGGTTTGTCAAATTCCTCGCCGCCTTCGGTGTCCTGCTGTTCGGAGGGACCGGCGTTGCGACACTGATTCTGGGTGCGAATTTCCTCGATTACGATGTATTGCATCCGGATCTGGCGCATCATTCGGGCCAGCATATCGGCATCATCCTGGTCGAACTGGGCGTTCTCTCGACGGTATTCGCCGTCATCATGGCGATCTTCTACGCTTTTGCGGGCCGGGCTCCCGATATTCCGGAGGGAGAGTGGTAA
- a CDS encoding DUF4040 domain-containing protein — protein MNEFDWTQLLDYALMGMLLAVGIAIVRLRNLFAAVMLMGVYSLLSAAWFVALDAVDVAFTEAAVGAGISTVLMLAAMLLTAREAEPVKAIRHWAALIVVSVAGAALFYAVGDMPVYGDPNSPANSYVGMDYITSTPNEIAIPNVVTAVLASYRGFDTFGETVVIFAAGLGVMLLLGLNPRKKTGDEK, from the coding sequence ATGAACGAGTTTGATTGGACCCAGTTGCTCGACTACGCGCTTATGGGCATGTTGCTCGCCGTCGGCATTGCCATTGTGCGCTTGAGAAACCTGTTCGCTGCAGTGATGCTGATGGGTGTATACAGCCTGCTTTCGGCGGCCTGGTTTGTCGCTCTGGATGCGGTCGACGTGGCCTTCACAGAGGCCGCGGTCGGGGCCGGCATTTCAACCGTTCTGATGCTGGCCGCAATGTTGCTGACCGCGCGTGAGGCAGAGCCCGTCAAAGCCATACGGCACTGGGCGGCGCTGATTGTGGTCTCCGTTGCCGGAGCGGCGCTGTTTTACGCGGTCGGGGACATGCCGGTCTATGGCGATCCGAATTCGCCCGCCAATTCCTATGTCGGCATGGATTACATTACGTCGACGCCCAACGAGATCGCCATACCCAATGTGGTGACGGCCGTCCTCGCCAGCTATCGCGGATTTGATACATTTGGCGAAACAGTTGTGATCTTTGCGGCCGGTCTGGGCGTCATGCTGCTGCTCGGCCTGAACCCGCGCAAGAAGACGGGAGATGAGAAATGA
- the mnhG gene encoding monovalent cation/H(+) antiporter subunit G: METLLLIRDVVSIALMAIGVIFVLAGAIGVVRLPDFYTRMHAAGVTDTLGAEMIVLALMLQAGFTLLSAKLLLVGFILFMTSPTATHAVANAAHRAGLHPLLSRHQPPHPRDADTGDNS, from the coding sequence ATGGAAACGCTTCTTCTGATTCGCGATGTGGTCAGCATCGCCCTCATGGCGATTGGTGTCATTTTCGTGCTGGCCGGTGCCATTGGTGTGGTGCGTTTGCCGGATTTCTATACGCGCATGCATGCGGCCGGTGTGACCGATACGCTGGGCGCGGAAATGATCGTGCTGGCGTTGATGTTGCAGGCCGGGTTTACGCTACTGTCAGCCAAATTGCTGCTCGTGGGCTTCATCCTGTTCATGACCAGCCCGACGGCAACCCATGCTGTGGCCAATGCCGCACACCGTGCCGGTCTGCATCCGCTGTTATCGCGCCATCAACCGCCTCATCCGCGTGATGCCGATACGGGAGACAATTCATGA
- a CDS encoding monovalent cation/H+ antiporter complex subunit F, whose product MMEWANLGAALAMALAMAIMLARLFAGPTLYDRVLAANSFGTKTVLLLLIFSLLVGRADGVDIALLYALINFVATIAILKFFRYRSLEIALAQMSLRRAIDGDDD is encoded by the coding sequence ATGATGGAGTGGGCAAATCTCGGAGCTGCGCTGGCGATGGCGCTGGCCATGGCGATCATGCTGGCACGCTTGTTTGCGGGGCCGACATTGTATGACCGGGTTCTGGCGGCCAATTCCTTTGGTACGAAAACCGTTTTGTTATTGCTGATTTTCAGCCTGCTTGTCGGACGCGCTGACGGTGTGGATATTGCGCTGCTTTACGCATTGATCAATTTTGTTGCGACCATCGCCATTCTCAAATTCTTCCGCTACCGCTCGCTGGAAATTGCCCTTGCGCAAATGTCTCTCCGCCGGGCGATTGACGGAGATGATGACTGA
- a CDS encoding Na+/H+ antiporter subunit E translates to MIYGVSLSLVLALLWWVLSGYDKITLLAFGAVSVVITMVLVLRMRIIDRETAPFLRLHTLIPYYIWLGSEIAKSNLAVVKASLKPEIDITPRLVRVPVKAETDLARCVFANSITLTPGTVTVEVEEDAFLVHALDSSFTVPEGFAEMNLYAARATDGEPS, encoded by the coding sequence ATGATTTACGGCGTAAGCCTCAGTCTTGTGCTGGCATTACTCTGGTGGGTTTTGTCGGGCTATGACAAAATCACCCTGCTGGCTTTTGGTGCCGTCAGCGTGGTGATCACCATGGTGCTCGTTTTGCGCATGCGGATTATCGATCGGGAAACTGCGCCCTTCCTGCGTCTTCACACATTGATTCCCTATTACATCTGGCTGGGGAGCGAAATCGCCAAATCGAATCTGGCGGTCGTGAAAGCCTCCCTGAAGCCGGAAATCGATATCACGCCGCGCCTGGTGCGCGTGCCGGTGAAAGCCGAAACCGATCTCGCGCGCTGCGTGTTTGCCAACTCGATCACACTGACGCCGGGCACGGTGACGGTTGAGGTCGAGGAGGATGCCTTTCTGGTCCACGCGCTCGATTCCTCCTTCACTGTGCCGGAGGGTTTTGCCGAAATGAATTTGTATGCGGCGCGCGCCACCGATGGAGAGCCATCATGA
- a CDS encoding DUF2336 domain-containing protein, with protein MSDPEPLTLTETAAETGRARTAIARRLADIICLPSSVISPQERWIVGDLLYEILRNSDARIRRRCALRLSEIKDAPANIVKLLAADELDIATPLLQASEAVSDFDLMEISRLGTTGHRVLIAERLSVSETVTAALASMSEPAVITALLKNHGARLAPPTVNHIVALAQDEAGYVASLLKRQELRPRAALQLFWHCDHPNRKLVLQRFAVGRSLMIEASEEVFAMAAAEGWADPLVNRALKFVDRRQRNREASDVSEYGSMEGLISQIRLRGAEPELIGELGLMAGISDSLIGRICDDPGGEPLAILCKATGADRAFLEQLCEGLGGFSESEGLRRATAIYDALSVEKAQTVLRYWDWSKAGDGRQK; from the coding sequence ATGAGCGATCCGGAACCCCTTACCCTGACCGAGACCGCCGCCGAAACCGGGCGGGCGCGGACCGCGATTGCGCGGCGTCTGGCCGATATCATCTGCCTGCCATCCAGCGTCATCAGCCCGCAGGAGCGCTGGATTGTCGGCGATCTGCTCTATGAAATCCTGCGCAACAGTGATGCCCGTATCCGTCGCAGATGCGCTCTGAGATTGTCGGAAATCAAGGATGCGCCAGCCAATATCGTCAAGCTTCTGGCGGCGGATGAGCTCGACATTGCGACCCCGCTTCTTCAGGCATCCGAGGCTGTTTCCGATTTCGACCTGATGGAAATCAGTCGGCTGGGAACGACCGGTCACCGCGTACTCATTGCCGAGCGGCTGTCGGTTTCGGAAACCGTTACGGCGGCACTGGCGTCCATGAGCGAGCCGGCGGTCATCACCGCGCTTCTCAAGAATCACGGGGCCAGGCTGGCACCGCCAACCGTCAATCATATTGTGGCTCTGGCTCAGGATGAGGCGGGCTATGTCGCGTCCCTGTTGAAGCGCCAGGAATTGCGGCCCCGCGCGGCGCTTCAGTTGTTCTGGCATTGTGATCACCCGAATCGAAAACTGGTGCTGCAAAGATTTGCGGTGGGCCGCTCGCTGATGATCGAGGCCAGTGAAGAGGTTTTCGCGATGGCGGCTGCCGAAGGCTGGGCGGATCCGCTGGTCAACCGGGCCCTGAAATTCGTGGATCGCCGTCAACGCAATCGCGAGGCGTCGGACGTCTCCGAGTATGGTTCGATGGAGGGGCTGATCAGCCAGATTCGCCTGCGCGGCGCGGAGCCGGAGCTGATCGGCGAGCTTGGTCTGATGGCCGGGATAAGCGATTCGCTGATCGGGCGGATTTGCGATGATCCCGGTGGCGAGCCGCTGGCGATTCTCTGCAAAGCAACGGGCGCCGATCGCGCATTCCTCGAGCAACTTTGCGAGGGGCTTGGCGGGTTCAGCGAGTCGGAAGGACTGAGACGGGCGACGGCCATCTATGATGCGCTGTCGGTTGAAAAAGCCCAGACGGTCCTGAGATATTGGGACTGGTCCAAAGCCGGTGACGGACGGCAGAAATAA
- a CDS encoding MFS transporter: MTSVETRKSPAPFAAYLVIVAGWFFGFGLQTTLFPGIVYFTLTNSTPQQLGFAQMALTAPMLLLLPAAGVLAERRGRRRILMVFYALAAVLAAVLGALLVYGYLSYWLLVIYALAVGSCGAFVLPARDSAINTVVNIANRSGKTITLQKAVVIASLVQFAGQITGMGVGYLARWTGPGPLLFLQAGGFLLGVIATIGLPRLKARRTATTHAMQDLVEGIKTVFQSPVIGSMTAVMVAVGFFVVGGAFFVVIPVLVRDVYQAGYGTLSSLLVVFWIGAFIANALLAKLSHIERPGRAVMLAQLVTVISLGGLALPLPLEGLYALDFFWGLGAGVAISLSRSVVQENAPREMLARIMSVYQLGLFGGMPAGAAMMGMVVAAFGPRQSVLIPMIGLALVLALISIFTPILSVRRKN; encoded by the coding sequence ATGACATCAGTGGAAACGCGGAAAAGCCCGGCACCATTCGCCGCCTATCTGGTGATCGTGGCCGGATGGTTTTTCGGATTCGGCCTCCAGACCACGCTCTTTCCCGGCATTGTCTATTTTACCCTGACCAACAGCACGCCCCAGCAACTGGGCTTCGCGCAGATGGCGCTAACGGCACCGATGCTGCTCCTGCTTCCCGCCGCCGGCGTGCTGGCCGAGCGCCGCGGCCGGCGCCGCATTCTGATGGTGTTCTATGCTCTGGCGGCAGTCTTGGCGGCGGTGCTCGGAGCATTGCTGGTGTATGGCTACCTCAGCTATTGGCTGCTGGTGATCTATGCACTGGCCGTCGGGTCCTGCGGTGCCTTTGTTTTGCCGGCGCGTGATTCGGCCATCAACACCGTGGTCAATATTGCCAATCGCTCGGGCAAAACCATCACCCTCCAGAAAGCTGTCGTGATTGCGTCGCTGGTCCAGTTTGCGGGTCAGATTACCGGTATGGGCGTCGGTTACCTGGCCCGGTGGACCGGTCCGGGGCCCTTGTTATTCCTTCAGGCCGGCGGGTTTCTTCTGGGCGTGATCGCCACGATTGGCCTGCCGCGCCTGAAAGCCCGGCGAACCGCGACGACGCATGCCATGCAGGACCTCGTCGAAGGCATAAAGACGGTCTTCCAGTCGCCCGTTATCGGATCCATGACAGCCGTGATGGTCGCCGTCGGCTTTTTCGTTGTCGGCGGGGCCTTCTTCGTCGTCATCCCCGTTCTGGTACGCGACGTCTACCAGGCCGGATACGGCACGCTCTCCAGCCTTCTGGTGGTGTTCTGGATCGGGGCCTTCATCGCCAACGCCCTGCTGGCGAAGTTGAGCCACATCGAGCGCCCCGGCAGGGCTGTCATGCTGGCACAACTCGTCACCGTGATCAGCCTCGGCGGACTGGCTTTGCCTCTGCCGCTGGAAGGCCTTTATGCGCTGGACTTCTTCTGGGGGCTCGGCGCCGGTGTCGCCATATCGCTCAGCCGATCCGTCGTGCAGGAAAACGCCCCCAGGGAAATGCTGGCCCGCATCATGTCTGTCTATCAGCTCGGCCTGTTTGGCGGCATGCCGGCAGGCGCCGCGATGATGGGCATGGTCGTGGCCGCTTTCGGCCCCCGCCAATCAGTCCTGATCCCGATGATCGGCCTCGCCCTTGTGCTGGCCCTGATTTCGATCTTCACGCCGATATTATCGGTCCGCCGGAAAAACTGA